The following DNA comes from Halofilum ochraceum.
GACGCGAGGTCGAAGGCCACCAGGTGACGGTCGTGGGCGAAGTGCCGGCCGCGACCGTCAAGCGGATCGCGCGCGGCGTGCGCCGCCGATGAGCACCGGCGACGCGCCGGTATGGCCGCCTTCGGGGCCAGCGGTGCGTGTGCTATGATCGGAGGCTGTCGGTTGGCTGGCCGACCGGCGGTCTATTGCAGTCGCGCCGGGGACGTCCCCTGAGGGATCGGGAATCGCAGGAGCCCGGTTCCGTGCGGCGGGAATGGACGGGACGATCCGTTTCCGGGGACCAGTACATCACGCCGATCCTGCCGTCCGAATACGCCGATTCCAGGGTTGATCCCGCCGGGAGGCCACACACCGTCATGCTGCAGACCGTTTATGCCCGCGCACTCGCCCTGGCCATTTGTCTCCTGGCCGTCCCGGCAACGGCGGTGGCCGAACTGCCGGACTTCACGGACCTGGTGGAAGAGCAATATCGCTCGGTGGTGAACATCAGTACCAGCCGGGAGATCGAACCGCAGCGCGGTGGCCTGCCGCCCGGGTTCGACATGCCCGAACTCGAGGACTCCCCGTTTGGCGATCTGTTCCGGAAGTTCTTCGGCGAACGCGCGCAACCGCGCAGCCGGGATACCGCCTCGCTGGGATCGGGTTTCATTATTTCGAGCGACGGGTACGTCCTCACCAACGGTCATGTGGTTGCCGAGGCCGACGAGATCATGGTGCGCCTGCACGACCGGCGCCAGTTCGAGGCCGAGCTGATCGGCACCGACCGGCGCAGCGATGTGGCCCTGTTGAAGATCGACGCCGAGGGGCTGCCGGCGGTGACGGTCGGCGATCCGGACGATCTGGAGGTCGGTGAGTGGGTCCTTGCGATCGGGTCGCCGTTCGGGTTTGATCACTCGGTCACCGCGGGCATCGTCAGTGCGAAAGGGCGCAGTCTCCCGAACGACAACTACGTCCCGTTCATCCAGACCGATGTGGCCATCAACCCCGGCAACTCCGGTGGCCCGCTGTTCAACCTCGATGGCGAGGTGGTCGGAGTCAACGCCCAGATATTCAGTCGCACCGGCGGTTTCATGGGGCTGTCGTTCGCGATCCCGATTGACGTCGCGGTCGACGTCGCCGACCAGCTGCGGGAAACGGGCAAGGTCGCGCGCGGCTGGCTCGGCGTCGTGATCCAGGAGGTGACGCGGGACCTCGCGCAATCCTTCGGCATGGAGCGCGCGCGTGGCGCGCTCGTGGCGCGGGTGCTGCCGGATTCACCGGCGGCAAAGGCGGGCCTGCGGGTCGGCGACGTGATCGTCGGATTCAATGGCGATGAGGTACCCCGGTCGAGTGCATTGCCGCCGATGGTGGGGCAGACCCCGATCGGCTCGAAGGCCGAACTCGACATCGTCCGCGATGGGCAGCGCATGACGCTGCGCGTGACCATAGGTCGCCTGCCGGGTGAATCCGAACTGGCCGGGTACGGTGCGCCGGACACGGATGGTGACGAGGATCCGCAGAGCGCGCCGCGGGAAGATGCCGGCGAGCGGCTTGGCATGCGGGTCGCGCCCGTGAGCGACGCGTTGCGCGAACAGCGCGACCTTGGACCAGGGGGCGTCGAGGTGGTCGAATTGTTGTCCACGCCCGCGGCCGGCAGCGGGCTCCGCCAGGGTGACGTGATCGTGATGATGAACTCCCGGCCCATCGAGGGCGTCGAGGACTTCGCCCGGCGAGTGGCCGAATTGCCCGGGGGACGGAGCGTGGCGCTGCTGGTCGAGCGCGACAGCGGGCCGCAGTTTATAGCCATCGAGGTGCCCGAGGCCGAATAATGGCGGGGCGTCTGGTTCTGTACACGCGCGCCCGCTGCGGTCTCTGCGATGAGCTGCTGGCAGGGGCCCGTCCGATCGCCGGGCGGTTCGGTTTCGATATCGACACGGTCGATATCGACCGCGATCCGGAGCTCGCCCGCCGCTATAACACCGCAATCCCGGTGCTGGAACTCGACGGCACCGAAATCGCCCGTTACCACCTTGACGCGGATGCGCTTGAACGCGCGCTCGCCACGGCCCCGGATACCTGATGCAGCAGATCCGCAACTTCTCCATCATCGCCCATATCGACCATGGCAAGTCGACGCTGGCCGATCGGTTCATCGAGAACTGCAGCCTGCTCACCGAGCGCGAACGCTCGGAGCAGATGCTGGATTCGATGGACCTCGAGCGCGAGCGCGGTATCACGATCAAGGCCCAGGCCGTATCGCTGAAGTACACAGCGCGCGATGGTCAGGAGTACCTGCTCAACTTCATCGATACGCCCGGGCACGTCGATTTCTCCTACGAGGTCGCCCGCTCCCTGCAGGCCTGTGAAGGCGCGTTGCTGGTCGTGGACGCTTCGCAGGGCGTGGAGGCGCAGAGCGTCGCCAATTGCTACACGGCAATCGGACTCGACCTCGAGGTGATCCCCGTCCTGAACAAGGTCGATCTGCCGGCCGCGGACGCCGACCGCGTGGCCCAGGAGATCGAGGACGTGATCGGCCTGGAGGCGCTCGATGCGGTCCGTGTATCGGCCAAGACCGGTGTGGGCGTGATCGATCTGCTGGAGCGCCTGGTTCAGCAGGTGCCGCCACCGCAGGGCGATCCGGACGCGCCCACCCAGGCACTGATCGTCGATTCGTGGTTCGACCAGTACGTCGGCGTCGTCTCGCTGGTGCGGGTTTTTCAGGGGCGCCTGAAATCGGGCGAGAAGATCCAGATGATGTCGACCGGGCGGGCTTACCATGTCGATTCGGTCGGCGTGTTCACGCCGCGGCGCGAGTCGCGCGATGCGCTCGAGGTCGGCGAAGTCGGGTTCCTGATCGCCGGCATCAAGGACATCGACGCGACCAAGGTCGGCGATACGATCACCTCCGCATCGAATCCGGCCCCGGAAATGCTGCCCGGTTTCCGCGAAATCCGGCCCAACGTGTACACCGGTCTGTTCCCGATCAGTTCCGATGACTACGAGGCGTTCCGTGACGCGCTCGGCAAGCTGCGCCTGAATGATTCGTCGCTGCATTACGAACCAGAGGTATCGCAGGCCCTGGGCTTTGGTTTCCGGGTCGGTTTCCTTGGCATGCTCCACATGGAGATCGTCCAGGAGCGGCTGGAACGGGAATACGGTCTCGATCTGATCACCACCGCACCGACCGTGGTGTTCGAGGTGCTCACGACGGACAACGAGATCCTCAACGTCCATAACCCGTCCGAACTCCCTGCTGTCACCTCGATCGCCGAGATCCGTGAACCCGTGGTCGAGGCCAACCTGCTCATGCCGCAGGAGTTCATCGGGGAGGTCATCAAGCTCTGCGTGGAGAAACGCGGCGTCCAGAAGAATATGGCCTATATCGGCAACCAGGTCTCGATGGTCTACGAGTTGCCGCTTGCCGAGATCGTGCTCGATTTCTTCGATCGCCTGAAGTCGGTCAGCCGCGGCTATGCCTCGTTCGATTACGAATTCAAGCGATTCGAGACCTCAGATCTCGTACGCCTGGACATCCTGATCAATGGGGACCGCGTCGATGCGCTGTCGCTGATCGTGCATCGGGCCAAGAGCCAGCAGCGCGGCCGTGAACTCGTGGATCGTATGCGCGAGATCATCCCGCGCCAGATGTTCGAGGTCGCCATTCAGGCGGCGATCGGCAACCACATCATCGCGCGTTCCACGGTCAAGGCGATGCGCAAGAACGTCACGGCGAAGTGCTACGGCGGCGACGTCAGCCGCAAGCGCAAGCTGCTCGAGAAACAGAAAGAAGGCAAGAAGCGGATGAAGCAGGTGGGCAAGGTCGAGATACCCCAGGACGCCTTCCTCGCCGTGTTGCAGGTCGAGAAAAACCAATAATACGCCCGCTGCCGCCGGCGCGGTCCCGACGGGCCGCAAGTGCGCTGACCGGAGAGTGTCAATATGGGGCTGGATTTCGAAGTCATCCTTGTACTGGCGACCGCCGTATCGGGCCTGATCTGGGCCATCGATGCCGTGGTGTTCGCCGGTGCCCGGCGCGCGCGATCCATGGAAAAGACCCATGGTGCCCGCGCGGATGCGATTCCGGATCCAGCGCTGGTCGAATACGCGCGCTCGTTCTTCCCGGTCCTCCTCATCGTGCTGGTGCTGCGGTCGTTCCTCGCGGAACCGTTCCGTATCCCCTCGCCATCGATGCTGCCGACCCTCGAGGTCGGCGATTTCATCGTGGTGAACAAGCTGTCGTACGGCGTCCGGCTTCCGGTCACGCATACCGAGATCATCGATACCGGCTCGCCGGATCGCGGCGACGTGGCCGTGTTCCGCTATCCGCGCAAGCCGTCGATCAATTACATCAAGCGGATCGTCGGTCTGCCGGGCGATCAGATCGCGTATTACAATCGGCGCCTCTTCATCAACGGCGATCCGGTGCCCATGGAAAAGGTGGGTGAATATCTCCCGGCGGGCCAGAACCGCGGCGCCGAGCTGCTCGAATTCCACGAGCGGATCGATGGCACGGTGCATTCGGTTCTGCTCGATCCGGATGGTCGCAGCCCCGAGGGTGAGTTCATCGTTCCCGAAGGAC
Coding sequences within:
- a CDS encoding DegQ family serine endoprotease — encoded protein: MLQTVYARALALAICLLAVPATAVAELPDFTDLVEEQYRSVVNISTSREIEPQRGGLPPGFDMPELEDSPFGDLFRKFFGERAQPRSRDTASLGSGFIISSDGYVLTNGHVVAEADEIMVRLHDRRQFEAELIGTDRRSDVALLKIDAEGLPAVTVGDPDDLEVGEWVLAIGSPFGFDHSVTAGIVSAKGRSLPNDNYVPFIQTDVAINPGNSGGPLFNLDGEVVGVNAQIFSRTGGFMGLSFAIPIDVAVDVADQLRETGKVARGWLGVVIQEVTRDLAQSFGMERARGALVARVLPDSPAAKAGLRVGDVIVGFNGDEVPRSSALPPMVGQTPIGSKAELDIVRDGQRMTLRVTIGRLPGESELAGYGAPDTDGDEDPQSAPREDAGERLGMRVAPVSDALREQRDLGPGGVEVVELLSTPAAGSGLRQGDVIVMMNSRPIEGVEDFARRVAELPGGRSVALLVERDSGPQFIAIEVPEAE
- a CDS encoding glutaredoxin family protein encodes the protein MAGRLVLYTRARCGLCDELLAGARPIAGRFGFDIDTVDIDRDPELARRYNTAIPVLELDGTEIARYHLDADALERALATAPDT
- the lepA gene encoding translation elongation factor 4, encoding MQQIRNFSIIAHIDHGKSTLADRFIENCSLLTERERSEQMLDSMDLERERGITIKAQAVSLKYTARDGQEYLLNFIDTPGHVDFSYEVARSLQACEGALLVVDASQGVEAQSVANCYTAIGLDLEVIPVLNKVDLPAADADRVAQEIEDVIGLEALDAVRVSAKTGVGVIDLLERLVQQVPPPQGDPDAPTQALIVDSWFDQYVGVVSLVRVFQGRLKSGEKIQMMSTGRAYHVDSVGVFTPRRESRDALEVGEVGFLIAGIKDIDATKVGDTITSASNPAPEMLPGFREIRPNVYTGLFPISSDDYEAFRDALGKLRLNDSSLHYEPEVSQALGFGFRVGFLGMLHMEIVQERLEREYGLDLITTAPTVVFEVLTTDNEILNVHNPSELPAVTSIAEIREPVVEANLLMPQEFIGEVIKLCVEKRGVQKNMAYIGNQVSMVYELPLAEIVLDFFDRLKSVSRGYASFDYEFKRFETSDLVRLDILINGDRVDALSLIVHRAKSQQRGRELVDRMREIIPRQMFEVAIQAAIGNHIIARSTVKAMRKNVTAKCYGGDVSRKRKLLEKQKEGKKRMKQVGKVEIPQDAFLAVLQVEKNQ
- the lepB gene encoding signal peptidase I codes for the protein MGLDFEVILVLATAVSGLIWAIDAVVFAGARRARSMEKTHGARADAIPDPALVEYARSFFPVLLIVLVLRSFLAEPFRIPSPSMLPTLEVGDFIVVNKLSYGVRLPVTHTEIIDTGSPDRGDVAVFRYPRKPSINYIKRIVGLPGDQIAYYNRRLFINGDPVPMEKVGEYLPAGQNRGAELLEFHERIDGTVHSVLLDPDGRSPEGEFIVPEGQYFVLGDNRDHSNDSRSWGYVPEANLVGEAEFIWMHWDWNGGGVDWSRIGNGIE